DNA sequence from the Falco biarmicus isolate bFalBia1 chromosome 5, bFalBia1.pri, whole genome shotgun sequence genome:
CCAGTCCTACCAGAGCTGCCAggagagagcagcagaaagcagcgaAGGCAGAGCTAGCAAGGGCACGGAGGATGAAGATGACAGCACCGACTCGGAGACACCCGACTCCCCAGACAGCAATGACATGGATGACCGACACATCGGCAAAAGCGATGGCTCTCACCGCTACTAGGAGCTTTAAAACACCAGTCCAAGGGATCCCCCAGAAACATGGCTGGAAGGAAGAGGTGTCTaacttcttccttcccccaccGTGTACACATGCGCTCCTCCCTCAATCATCATTTCTGCCTCCCATGTTCCTTCGTCTTCTGCCATTCCCATTGTGGACCTCCCCCACATTATTGACCCCCCCATCTGGCTCTCTAGAAACATGTGTTAGGGCACTTGCACATGACAGTGGCACAGGTCAAACTGCGATGAGGAAGGAGGGGCTTGGAAAGAACAGGAATTTGGATGGAGGAGCCAGCCATAGGGCTCAGAGTGGGGTCTCACAACCCTCCCCagatattatatatatatattgtatatttttTCAATGTTGTCGTTTGAGGTTTATTCTtgtttcatgcaaaaaaaacccgaaCCCAAACCACTGCAGCTTGTGTCGCTTTGTAAAATTGTTGATACTCCTAAACTAAATGAATGAAGGTAAGAAGGATGAGAAAACAaagtggattttaaaataaatggatttcaaataaaatgttcagggcttctgcagtttttcactacaagcagggaaagaaaaaggcagcagagcctCTAACGTGAGACTGGAGATTGTCCAGAACATGTATTTACTGAAATTACTGCCTTATCTTGGGGAAGGGTTACATTCTTTAGTGTATGTGTTGGAACAAGAAAAACACATCAACCCTGACCTCCTGCCTTTTTGAGAGTCAAAATACTCTTTGTAAACACAGGTAGCCTTCCCCAGGACACAGGGCTAGGAACCCAGAGAGGAACAGAaggcatcccagcctgtcccaggcaaGTGCAACGCATGCAGCAAACTGAATTCTTgattgcagaagaaaagtaaGGCTCTTTCCATACACTTAGTGTAACATCAGTAGAAACGGGCCAAATACTCAGCCTCATCCATCTTTTTACCCAATCCACTTTCTTTACCAGCATAAACCAGGGGTTCCAGCTTGTAGCAGAACAGTCCCAGCACTTCTGAGGGAAGGAGGTGTCCTCTTTCTCTTGGGAACGGAGGAGACGAAGGCACAATAGGTATTGGCAAAGCACAGCTATGAGCCCAGTAGCATGATTTGTTAGGGTAGTGCTTCATAGCAGGGTGTGCTGCTTCGCTTCATCAACTTGGTCTGGTTATTCAGACCCTGCAAGGCTGCCAGCTGCCTGACTTGTCTCGGGGCAACAATGGATTACATTAAGGACCAAAGGGCAGATTCTGCAATAGGACATTTGGTAGCAGCAAGGTTGAGAAATCTTCCTCAGGGGCAGGACAGTAGCACAGTAGGCGAGAATGGAAGAGCCCCTCTCTGAGGGCATGAAAGGTTTCAGCGCAAGGTCTCTGCTTGCTGCAGTTCTCTCGGATGTCTCAGCTCTAGCCTGCCTTCATGTCCAACTGTGCCCACATACGGTTGTTACCGAGTCCAAAAGAAGTGAACATGCTGAGGCTGTCTAAGATATTCTTATGATTTctcctttgtctccttcccagtAAGTTCCATGCCCTTTTTTCATTCAAGGAGCTTAAGGCAGGAACTGTCAAATTACTGCCCTAACATCCTGAAACACTGGAATAATTCAAGTCTCCGGAAAGAAGAATGGGTACACTGTGCACATTGGAGCCAAAAACATTGCACAAAATAGTCTTATGTCCTGAGGATGCTACGCCTGACCCAGTTCTGATAGCTATCTGATAAAAAGCACCACCTCTTggagcactgaaaaaaacaagtcTCAGGACCATGAGGTCCCTACAGCAGCCTCAGCCAGGTGCTACAGCATGCTTATGAGGTGGAAGAGGCCAAGCGTACGATGAGTTCATAGGTAGCCATCATGATAGCTGTGTTTGGGATCTGGCGGATCAAATGAGCCAGGAGCCCTCGGTATAAAGCCAAGGGTCCCTCTTCATGGACCACAAGCTGCAGAGTCTGTATAAAGGAACGGTATCGTGACCCTTCTTCTCGCAACCGTGTCCGAATGACCTCTGCAGAGACAAAAAGGGAAGTGATATTAGCAGGTTGATCATACAGGTGCAGCATCTCCCATTGAGGGGAACATGAGCAAGGAGAGTGGACCCACTCACCATGTGGATATGCAATGCATGAAGCACATGTTTtggagacagcagcagctcccattAGTCCAAAGAAATCATGGCTGTTTGATGACAGTGTGAGCGGCGGGGAAAGGGAATGATGGCTgtttctcagctgctgtttcagTGCTTCATAGATGACAAAGTGTATGATGGTCTCTGACACTCCAGCATAGGAGGCAGTGATACCACGGTAAAACCCACAAAGGCCTTCAGTGTGGTACACGTGCATGGCACATTGGAGGGCATTGCTGGCCATCTCCCCCTTCGCCCTgtaaagaggaagaagggtTAGAACGGCATACTGCTCCGCTGACTGCTGTGAACACATCTCTATGGCTCTGCATACCTTGAAGACCTATGTTCTGATGGCAAGTCACAGACCCTTACCCAAGCCCACCCCCAAGCTGGTCCAGATTTGACACAGAGTGGCTCTGCATTGCTCACCTGCCTTACCTGGCTTCCAGCTGCATCCTGGTTTTCACTAACCAGATAGGGTTGGTAAGTGTGGCAGAAGTAATGCCTGGAGAAGATGAAGAGAACCATGAGCACCAGGATCATGCTGACAGTTTATGAGGAGGTGCTGATCTATCAGCTCTCTGAATTCTGCTTGGCAAACCTCAGGCATTTGCAATTTGAGAATGACCTTGAGCTCCCATGGGAGAAGAGACATTTAGGGCAGACTATCtgattctcctcctcccccattCCAAGCTTTTGCCTGGTGGTAATTAGCTCCCCTGCCTCCAACATAACCCTGCTACAGGCCCTGGcattgcaggaaaaaacaggCTAAACGTGCAAGAGTGGAAGTTCTTTGTTAGGGAACCAGGGTGCATCAAGAGAAATGATTCTGTGAGTGGTCTAAATTACACGCTGCCTTCTCCCTCCCACGCCTGAATAGAGCTCTTTTCCCAATAGCTGCTGAAGGGTGTGAAGACTAGATCCTTGACTTGAAGACATGAGCCTAAGAAGAACAAAGagtgagaaaacattttgattacACAAGGAACTCACTACTACAGGTGTGGAGGGAGAAAATGTCAGAAGACAGAGCAGGACTGATGGGGAAGGAATGGAACCATTTACACTTATGGACAGAAGGACCCCTTGGCTCCAATTTGAGAAAAAAGAGGCTCACCTGCACTGGCTGCTGCTAGCATGTGTACTTTCTTGGACTCTGGCACAAGGACAGCATTGAGCTTCTCCTTAACACCAGAATAGGCAGCAAAATATATAGCCctgtttggaaagaaatgcaaagaggTTACAGCTCACCTGTGAGGAGCAGAGACAACACTGCTGTGGAGTCTCACTCCAACTTTTCTTACTCCCAACACAGGTCTGTCTCATGTGACATCAGGTACCATTTATACTAAGCCTACAGCAATCATCTTATCTTACAACTATGATCAGAAGGTCCAGAAAATACGTGCATGAAGGAGTTCTGTTTCACAATGATCACAAGGCCCAGACCGCTTTCAGAACGTGGAGCAATAGCTGTCACGGAGCTCCTTTAAAGCGTGATCAGCATGAGCTGTCCTCAGGGAGGAGCACTCACCGGGAAGGAGCAACGCCAACAAGGTTTGGACCCAAACCTCGGAACAGGGATCGCATGCCTTCCTTCTCGAGGATGGCCCTACAGAAGGAAATGAACAGAGGAATCAGCAGAATAACTAAGCTGGGGGCTCTCCCATTCCTCTTCATTCTTCAGCAACTCTTGTAACATCCTCTCCTCACTTTCCATGTTATCCTTTTTCTGCCCTACTCTCATTTTCTCTCCAGGCACTTGTCACTCCTTCAGTTGATTCCTATTCTTGCCGACACCATCAGTCTGGGTCTGATCAAACCACTAGCTGAGACATTTCTCAGTCCcaaaagctgctttgcagacTCAGAGTTCAAAGCACAGATCAGCTGTGAGAAGCAGATGTACCTGTTCTTTGATGAAACTTCCTACTGCACTTGTGGTTTCCAGAGCCTTAGCTCAAACGCTACTTCCAGCTCTCTTGCACCCCCCGCTCCCCTCTCCCTGGTAGCCAGACCTTCACCTCCCTGGCTCTGACATGCACACTGCCCTGTCCTACTCACCGCAGCAGCTTGAGCACTCCAGGAGCCGGTGGGTTGGGGTTCGTCAGCCTCACGCTCACCTCCGGCAGCTGGAGCTCCGAGAGGCACAGAGGCCGCAGGGCCAGCTGGGATGACTGCAGACGTGTCTTCACCACCTCCAGGGGACAGGTCAGGatggctccagctgtgccaccaCATCTAGGGCATAACAGCACACATAAAAAAGACCTCTGTGCATGAACAGGGCAATAATTTTAACCCTGCAAGTCCACCACCTCTCCCCTCTAGGAGAGGTCAGGTCCCCCAGCCTGCGTCACACATGGCCTCCTGCTCTGACACTGATTAACGCAGCAGTGGCTTGGCTTGGGACACCTGGCAGCCTCACTCTGAAACCTCACTCAGTATTTCACTCAAACAGTCCCAAGTCCATAGGAGCTCAGCAGTCCCTCAGCTCAAAGCCGCTGATCTTTGCATTCAGAGTTTCCCAGAGCAAACATTTCTGCTGCCTGACCTGGCTGCAATGCCTTCTGCTGAGATCACCAGGCACCGTGCCCCACacctccccacagcagcactggctcAGGGCGGGGCAGCGCAAAACTCTCCCACCCCCTGTCTGCGCCACCCACCATCCAATCAGCCCCACATCGGCAAGGCCCTGTACGCAAGATCTGTGTCACCCCTGGCCTGGCTTGCCTAATGAAAGAGGAGCCCAGCCTTCAGcagacagaaattatttttggaacTCATGAACCATCACCACCAGTCAGCCCAGTCACACCTCAGTAACACAGAAAGGACACGCAtcccctttttccctttctgccagCCAGCGACAAGTCAGAACTGAAACGTTCGGTTCTCGGCTTCTGCCCCTTCAGAGCCTCCAGCTGATGGCTCTGTTCTTCTGGAGGATGCTCACCACCAGAGAGATGGTCTGAGGTGCATTTGCACACAAAGCCGCGCCAGGGGCTTCGACGGACAGTGTTCATATCTGCCACAGCCAAACGCACTGTGTTCCACAACAGGcagaggctttaaaaaaagcttcctctgctccaaggaaagaaaagccagcCAAAGAACTGCAAGGTGTCAGAGAAGAATCAAGTGTATCAACAGAATGGCATATGACGGTACAGGACGGGCAATGGCCAGAGTGCTGAAGGATTCTTTTGAAAGTCTGTACAGCTCAGTGCACACATAACGTTGCTCTCTCACAGCCTCTGCTCCTAGGGCTTCGTGTATTACTGCCAGCAGgttagggagaaaaaaaacaaaagaagaaacaaagagagaagaaacaaagtagaaacataaaaagaaacaaagtagaaacataaaaagaaacaaagtagaaacataaaaagaaacaaagtagaaacataaaaagaaacaaagtagaaacataaaaagaaacaaagtagaaacataaaaagaaacaaagtagaaacataaaaagaaacaaagtagaaacataaaaagaaacaaagtagaaacataaaaagaaacaaagtagaaacataaaaagaaacaaagtagaaacataaaaagaaacaaagtagaaACAAGTAGCGCTCCCAGTATCTAAAAGCTGAGCAAACCGTACAACAGGACAACATTTAGAGAAGCAATTGCTTGGTAgcctaaagatttttttctctctctcagtgCATAAGCAGACACAGCTTTATGTAATGTCTTCATAATATCTCACTTCTTCAAGAAGCCCCTACCCAAGCCTGGTCAGGATATGAAGTTGAACCCACACCTCCAGTATAAGTAACAGTTTCCTGAGTTCAAGTTCCTCGGGCTACTGATATGTATAGAAAATAgataagaattttaaaagcaataagAAGAGTTAAAGAAATTGTTACTCCTTAGTGTGGTGGCCACTTACTCAGCAGTAAGAGCATCCGAGGTGAAGGGGGACCTCTGAGCCACTATGGCTCAATGGCGGGACTAAGGAAGATTTTTCAGGGAGCGAAGAACACTGACTAAGGAAAGCTAAGGAAATAAGGCACAGCAGTTGTTCAGAGCTAGAAGAAATCTAAACTATGATGCATTATCACATGCTACATGATGATACAGCTGCTCACAATGCATGAAAGGCATAGGTCTCCAAAATCTTCTGTTTCAGGAGAAATGGACAATTATGTACTCTCGTCACAAAGAAATGAACTTTTTTCAGTCCAATACTAAGGAAGGCAAAATTGAACAAAATTTAGtcagaggaaatattttaaaaatcagcaggCACAAAACCTGCTAAAAATAGCTGACTGGGGAGACGTCATACCTATAGATTTAAATGTCTAAGAAATGTTAGAAGACTGGGGAAATATACTAGCTTAGAAGAGTTCTAATGTCTATCaggactaaaaaaaaatgtgtatttgtaGTAATTTATGCTGCTAAGGTTACATGATTATATGACCTGAGATTCATGACAGAAGAGAATTATGGAATCAGATCACTATAGACTTAAGAGACACTTTGTATTAATCAGTGTTTGTCAGGGAGCTACgttgattttgctttttaacagaaCTTAAACAAAAGGTGGATTCACAAAAGCAACTACAAAGATGTAACAtacttcagttttgcaaaaaaaaaataagcttggTATCTCACAAAAGCACGCTTAGAGCCTTAGCACTCT
Encoded proteins:
- the LOC130149458 gene encoding solute carrier family 25 member 36-like isoform X1, which codes for MPQHSTLLHLLAGGCGGTAGAILTCPLEVVKTRLQSSQLALRPLCLSELQLPEVSVRLTNPNPPAPGVLKLLRAILEKEGMRSLFRGLGPNLVGVAPSRAIYFAAYSGVKEKLNAVLVPESKKVHMLAAASAGITSATLTNPIWLVKTRMQLEARAKGEMASNALQCAMHVYHTEGLCGFYRGITASYAGVSETIIHFVIYEALKQQLRNSHHSLSPPLTLSSNSHDFFGLMGAAAVSKTCASCIAYPHEVIRTRLREEGSRYRSFIQTLQLVVHEEGPLALYRGLLAHLIRQIPNTAIMMATYELIVRLASSTS
- the LOC130149458 gene encoding solute carrier family 25 member 33-like isoform X2 — translated: MRVLSVLLRCGGTAGAILTCPLEVVKTRLQSSQLALRPLCLSELQLPEVSVRLTNPNPPAPGVLKLLRAILEKEGMRSLFRGLGPNLVGVAPSRAIYFAAYSGVKEKLNAVLVPESKKVHMLAAASAGITSATLTNPIWLVKTRMQLEARAKGEMASNALQCAMHVYHTEGLCGFYRGITASYAGVSETIIHFVIYEALKQQLRNSHHSLSPPLTLSSNSHDFFGLMGAAAVSKTCASCIAYPHEVIRTRLREEGSRYRSFIQTLQLVVHEEGPLALYRGLLAHLIRQIPNTAIMMATYELIVRLASSTS